DNA sequence from the Arthrobacter sp. V1I9 genome:
GGCACGTTCGTGGTGGGCCTGGTCATCATTATGCTCGTGGCCGCCTCCGTGGCGTACTGGACGCCCGTGGGCCACCTGGTTCCCGCCCTGCAGAGCTACTGGCTGATCATCCACGTGTCCATCGCAGTGCTCTCCTCTGCCCTGTTCACCCTGACATTCGCGATGTCGGCGCTGCAACTCGTTCAGGCACGACGGTCGAAGACCGTCGCCGCCGGCGGTGCGGACAGGCTGGGCTTTATGCGTCTGGTGCCGTCCGCGCTGAGCCTCGAGAATCTTTCCTACCGCATCAATGCCATCGCGTTTATCGGGTGGACCTTCACGCTGATGTTCGGTGCCATCTGGGCTGAAAAAGCCTGGGGCCGCTTCTGGGGCTGGGACACAAAGGAAGTGTGGACGTTCGTTATTTGGGTTGTCTACGCCGGCTACCTCCACGCCCGTGCAACCCGCGGCTGGACCGGCACCAGGGCCGCCTGGCTGTCAATCGTGGGCTACCTCTGTGTCATCTTCAACTTCACCATTGTCAACCAATTTTTCAATGGACTGCATTCGTACTCAGGCCTCTAAACGGGGTTTACGCGCGGGCGGCAAGGATACTTTCAGGCAATAACAATTCGGTGTAGCAAGAAGGGCTGTTCGACGGTCCCGCCGTGATGCTACCTTGGTGAAGTCCGCCCGTAATGAAGCTTGCCGGCGAAACACCAGCTTTACCGAGGTCCCCATGAGCTACGCGCTCGCCATTGATGTCGGCACAAGTTTCACTGCTGCCGCAATCGCCCGGTTTGACCAAGGATCTTCCCCCGCCCCCGAATGCGTGCCCTTGGGCCTCCGCGGGACATCTGTGCCCTCCGTCATTTTCTATCCTGAGGATGGTCCCATCCTGGTAGGGGAGGCGGCAGAACGCCGTGGCCTCGATTCCCCATCGCGCGTGGTGCGCGAATTTAAGCGCCGGGTAGGCGACGCCGTGCCTATTTCGGTGGGGGCGCTGTTGCTTCCCCCGGAAGACGTCTTTGCCACGATGGCACGCTGGGTGGCCGACCGGGCCGAGGAGCGGGAGGGCGAGCCTCCGTCGGAGGTTGTCCTCACCCATCCTGCCGCCTGGGGCAACCACCGCACCTCGGTGATCCTGGCGGCCATGGCCGCACGGGGCCTGGAAAACGTCACCCTCATCACCGAGCCTGAAGCGGCCGCCTTGTATTACGCCTCCCAGGTGAGAGTGGGGGACGGCAGCACCATCGCGGTTTACGACCTGGGCGGAGGTACCTTTGACACCGCTGTCCTGAGGAAGGCCGGCAGCAGCCGGTTTGAGTTGGTGGGGCGCCCGGAAGGCATCGAAAACCTGGGCGGCGCCGACTTTGACGCGGAAGTGTTCCGCTACGTGGCCGAACACACCGGAGATGCCCTTTCCAAACTCAATCCGGCGGATGCAGGGGTGCGCGCGGCGCTGGCCCGGCTGCGGCGGGAGTGCGTGGAAGCCAAGGAGGCGCTTTCCGGGGACAGTGAGGCAACCATTTCCGTGCTTCTTCCCGGCGTCCAGCAACAGGTCCGCCTGGTCCGCTCGGAGTTCGAAGCACTGATCGAGGATCCAGTCCGCGACACCGTGGACGCGCTGGAACAATCACTGGCCGAGATGGAACTGAAGCCAGCCGACCTTTCCGCCGTGCTGCTCATCGGTGGATCATCGCGGATTCCGCTCGTGGCCCAGTTGATATCGGAACAACTGGACCGGCCAATTGCCGTCGACGCCGATCCGAAGTCATCCATCTGCATGGGGGCAGCAGTCTCGTCAGTTCTGGCACGCGCGGAAGTTCCCGAAGCCAAGGACGCGACGGCGGCGGCGCCCGTGGAAGCCGGCCTCACCGCCGTCGGGCTTCCGGCAGCTGCCGGCCACTTCCCCGGCCACCCGGCCAGCTGGTCACGCAAGAGCGCGACGGCGGCTGGTGCGGTTGCCGCGGCAGCCCACGGACACGGGCACAGCCACGGCGGCGCGCATGCTCCCAAGCCGGCCGTACGGCTGACCGCCATAGCAGCTGCTGCAGCCGTGGTGTCTGTCCTTACCGCCACCGCCGCGCAGAGCCCCGGAGGCTTCAGCAGCCTCACGTCAATTCTTGTGCCGGAGGCAGGAGCTGCCCCAGGCACCGAATCCGTCCCGGGTGGCATCGGCGGCGGCGGTAGCGGGCCCGGCCAGGGAGCCGCAGCAGCCGGCGGAGGTCCGGTGGCAGGCATAGAAGCAGGTTTGAACACGAACGTCGCGCCAGCAGGCGGAGCGGGCCTCGAAGTAGCGGCCTCGCCCACCAGCAGGCCGCCATCGAGTGCAGCCCCAGGCAAGGGCCAGGCAGGTGCCGGCACCAATGGCGGCGCGGCTGCCGGCTCGGGCACGGGTGCACCTGCCGGGGCCGGTGGCAGCACAACTGGTGCTGGAGCCGGCGGCGGAGCGGGTCCCGGAACGCAGGATCCCGCCGTGACGCCTGTCGTCGGGACTGATCCGGGGACTGGCCAACCGACCGTCCCTGGAACTACTGATCCCGGTACCGCGCCGGGCACTCTGCCTCCTGTGGATCCGGCGCCAGCTGATCCGCCTCCTGCGGATCCTCCACCTGCGGGCCCGGCGCCTGCTGATCCGCCTCCTGCTGATCCGGCGCCTGCTGATCCGCCTCCTGCGGACCCGGCGCCCGTGGAGCCTGCTCCGGAGCCGACACTGGTGACACAGTCCGTGGACCCCGTAACACCGACGGGCACGGTTCCCGCTTCTGCGCCCTTAACCACCTCCGAGCCGGGGGCCTAGGATGACTGGCCAGGAAACGCGCGAGCAAGTGCATGGTTTCGTGCACCCGGAGCTGAACCCCCAAGGCCAAAGTCCCAAGGTTGCCGAGCAGATGGCCCGGCAGCTCAAGGGTGAGAACGCCGCGGTGCGTGAACTGCTGCTGGCACTGTCGGTGGGTTTCGTGCTGCCCGGACCGTTGCCCGCAGACCTGCAGCGGAGGATGGACGGCGGCGAGGTGGAGGGCGTTGATGCCCTGGTGGAACGGGCAGAGTCGGCCGGTCTGCTCTCGCCGGACGGAAGTGTCGTCGGACCGGCACAGCATGTACTGCTGAACGGAGCCCCCACAGCCAGGGTGCACTCACTCCAGCGCGAACTTGTAACGCTGTACGTTGCGGACCGCCAGCCGCTGGGCGACTTTGCCCGTGAGCTGGCCCGGGGCGGCCTGGCAGATCCCCATGTGGCTTCTGAGCTGGAGCACGCGGGCGACAGAGCACTGGAGCATGATCCCGCGCTGGCCGCCCAGCTTTACGACGAAGCGTTGCTGGCGGGAGCGGATGAAATGGCAACCGCCGCACGGCGCGCCCAGGCCGCCGCAGCAGATGGGGACCTTGACACTGCCACCCGAATGATTGACACCCTCCTGGTCTGTCCGGATCCGCCCGACGTTCGCCGCGGGGTGGACGTAGCGTCAGCGGTTTGGGCCCAGCGGGGAATGCTGGCGCGCAGTGCCGACGCCTACAGTTGGTTGGGTGCCTCGAGACTGGGGCCCTCGGCGCCGCTGGCCGCCGTCGCCGCCATTGGCTGCGGCAGCCGGTCCGGGGCCGAATCGTTGTTCCCGGCGGATGTTCCCCCGGCTTCTCCCACGCTGCTTGCCGTTGCGCTGGCGCAGACCGGAAAGGGGATTCTGGAGTCGCTCGCGCAGGATCCGCAGGAGGCGCTCCCGTTGCTGATTCATGCGTCGGACATGCTCAACGCAACCGGTGCCGCCATTCCTCTTCCGGATACTCCCGCCGCCCTTGCCGCACTGATGGCCCTGCACAGTGGGGAGCCGCACATGGCCGAAACGGTGTGCCGGTCTGCCGCTGCCGCGGGGCAGGGCGGTAACGCCGCAAAGCCGCGGCTCTTCCTGCTTCAGGCATGGTCGGCCATGCAGCAGGACAAATTCGAGGACGCCAGGCTTGCGATCAATGAGGCGTCGAAGGCCAACCATTGGCCTTTGGTACCCAGGGATGAGTTCCTGCGGGCAGCGCTGGAAGTCGGCCTCGCCCGGCGGAACGGCGAGATAGCCGAACTGGTGATGGCCTGGGAACGGGCGCGTGAAGCAATGCTGCACACTTCCGTGGACCTTTACAGCTTGCTGCCGTGGGGCGAACTGATGATCACGGCTGCACGGCTGCGGGAAACCCGCCGTGTGGCGCATTACCTCGACGAGGCCAAACAACTTTTGGGGCGCCTCGATAATCCGCCGCTATGGGCAGTGCCCTTCCACTGGGCGGCCGTCCAGGCAGCACTCCTCGCCGAGAGTCCGTCTGATCTTGCACCGCATGCTACTGCGTTGGCGCGGGCCGCCCAGCACAGCCACCTGGCCGCGGTGCTCGCAGCCGCGGGCAAGGCTTGGGTGTCTGTACTGGCAGGAAGGGCCCTTCCCGCCGACGCCGAAGCGGCAGCGCGGGGGCTCGGCAGGGTGGGAATGCCCTGGGAAGGTGCCCGGCTGGCCGGACACGCTGCTGCCCGTGCTGGTGATCGCAAGGACATGGTGCGCCTGCTGTCCTGCGCCAGGGACCTGCATCCGCAAGGACACTCGGCCGGGAACGGAGCCTCAGGGGTGCCGGAGTCCCGGAGCGCCCCGGCGGCCGATGCGGCCAAGGGCGTGCAGTCGGATGACTCAGGACTGAGTGAACGGGAAAAGGAAGTGGCCAGGCTGGTGCTGGAGGGCAAGACGTACCGGGAAATTGGCGAGGCCATTTATATTTCTCCCCGGACTGCCGAACACCACATTGCCCGGATGCGCCGGCGCCTCGGCGCGGAAAACCGTTCGGACTTGCTCGCGAGGCTTCGCCTGGCACTCGGTCCCGAAAACCCTCCGGAGGAGTGATCCCCTAATACCCCTAACAGCGGTGCCTGCCGCTTCCCACCGCGGGAACCCCCAGTACGGGGAAAGGGCCCGATGCCCGGTCCGCAAGGGGAACCGTACGTTTGATTCAAGCCCAGTAACGACGCCGGGCGATCCGCCACTTAGAGAAGATTGAGGACCATCAAATGACACTCGCAAATGACCTCGTCCAGTTCCTGATGAACCTCTTCGGGGACCGCCAGGCCGCACAAGACTTCCTGAATGATCCGGAAAAGGCCCTTGAGGACCACGGCCTGGGCGGGGTCTGCTCCGCTGATGTTGATGCAGCTTTGCCGGTTGTCCTGGACTTCGCGCCTGTAACCGTCAACGCCTCCCGGTTTGACCGGGAGTACAACACCGGTGGCAACAGCGCCCGCACTGATGACAACGGCGGTAGCGGCAGCACCGGCGGTGGAAACCACGGCGGCGGCCACCATGGCGGCGGACACGGCGGGGGAAACCACGGCGGCGACGATCACGCCCACGCCGTCCAGCAGCTCCACCACGTAGTCAACAACTACTCCTACACCTCCACCGTGGACGACCGGGACACCATCACCGACCAGTCCGTCAACCAGAACATCTGGGCTGAGGGTGATGTTGACCAGCTGTTCGACAACGACGCCGTAGTCGCCTCCGGCGACCGCGCAATTGCTGCCGGCGACGATGCGGACGTTAAGGATTCCAACAACATCGAGGATTCCTACAACACGGACAACTCCTCGGATAACTCGAAGGACAACTCCATCAACGCCGGCGCGGACGTCAACATTGGCAACACCGATATTGATGCCGATGATTCGTTCAACCACGAGGTTGAAGTGGACGTCGATGAGTCCTTCAACGACAAATCGGACAACTCCACGAACGATTCCTACAACGACGATTCGGACAACTCCCAGACCGAGTTCGAGAACATCGGAAACACCAACCTGGACAACGTGGGCAACGAGACAATCAAGCTTGATAACGTCGGCAACGAGACCACCAACCTGGAGAACGTCGGCAACGAGAACACCGAGCTTGAAAACGTCGGAAACGAGTTTGAGTCGACCAAGATCGAGCTTGAAAATGTCGCCAACCAGAACACTGAGCTGGAGAACTTTGGCAACAACGAAGAATCCGTGAGTGTTACTGAGGTCGATGCTGAGTTCACCAGCATCGAGGAATCGCTCATCGTGGCCGACAACGCTGCGGAGGTTAACACCGCTGTAGCCGGCGAGGAAGCCACAATCGAGGACTAATGAATCGCTAAGCACCCGTTCCCGAGGTGCAGTAGGGGCCCGGCAGGAGGCCTAACCTCCTTCCGGGCTCTCCTCGGGTTATCCCTCGTTTCCGATCGAGACCTGAGCAGAGGACACGCTGTGGCAGAAGCAGGACTGGCATCGCCGTCAGCACCCATGACGGCGGCCCAACTCGTACGACTGGTGCAACAAGGCCTCGCGTTGGTGGGGCCGGGGGACCGTGCTGATCTCCGTAAACGCCTGGAACAGGCCATGGGAAGGCTGAAGGACCCCAGCATTCGCGTCATCGTCGTCGGCGAATTCAAGCAAGGCAAAAGCAAGCTCATCAACGCGCTGGTGAACGCTCCGGTATGTCCCGTCGATGATGACATCGCCACCTCTGTCCCCACCGTGGTCCGCTATGGAGACCCCGCCTCCGCCGCCATCCTGGTTTCCAAAGCCGACGCTGACGCCGGCGACGAGGCCGACGTCGAGCGCCAACCCGTCCCGATATCTGAGCTCGCCAACTATGTCTCCGAGCGGGGCAACCCCGGAAACAGCAAGAAACTTGCGGCGGGCGAGGTTTACCTCCCGCGGAAATTGCTCATGGGTGGTCTTACTGTTATTGACTCCCCGGGCGTGGGCGGGCTGAACTCATCCCACACTCTCACCACCCTGACTGCACTCCCCACTGCAGACGCCATGCTGCTGGTTTCCGACGCCTCCCAGGAGTACACGGAACCGGAGCTGCGTTTCCTTCGCCAGGCCATGCGGATCACCCCCAGCGTGGTGGGTGTCCTGTCCAAGACCGACCTGTATCCGGACTGGCGGCGCGTCGAAGAGATCGACCGGGGGCACCTCGCCCACGTGGCACAGGACATCCCGCTGTTCTCCGTTTCCTCCGACCTCCGGCTGGAAGCGGCGCGGCTGCAGGACGGCGAACTGAACGCGGAGTCCGGCTTCCCCGGATTGATGGCCTATATCCGCAGCGACATCGTGGGCAAGGCCGAGCGCCTCCAACGGCGATCAGTCAGCCAGGACCTGCTCTCCGTGTGCGAGAACCTCCGCTTGTCGCTGCAGTCCGAACTTGAAGCACTCGAGAACCCGGAACGGACCCCGCAGATGATCGCCGGCCTCGAGGCGGCGCGGGCCGAAGCTGACGACCTCCGCAAACGGTCCGCGCGGTGGCAGATCACGCTCAACGACGGCATCAGCGATCTCATCGCGGACATGGAATATGACCTCCGGGACCGGCTGCGGCGGATACAGCGCGAAGCCGAAGCCGCCATTGACCAGGGCGATCCCGGGCCGGCCTGGCCCGAGTTCTCCAAGTGGCTTGAGGAATGCGCGGCTGCCGCCATCTCGGACACGTTCGTGTGGACCAACGAGCGCGCGCTGTGGCTGGCAGGCCAGGTTGCCGAGCACTTTGCCGCCGAGGAAGTGACATTGCCCGTCCTGCAGGTCTCGGACACGGGAGATGCCCTTGACCCCGTGGATGATATGCCAACCCTCGACGACGGGCGCCTCAACTCCGCGCAGAAAGTGCTGATCGGCATGCGCGGGTCCTACGGCGGGGTGCTGATGTTTGGCCTCCTGACCGGCATCTTCGGCATGGCACTGATCAACCCCCTCTCCGTTGGTGCCGGACTGTTGCTGGGACGCAAGGCCTACCGGGAAGACAAGGAGGCCCGGCTCAAGCGCCGGCAAAGCGAAGCGAAGGCACTTGTCCGGCGGCAGTTGGACGACGTTACCTTCCAGGTGGGCAAGCAGCTAAAGGACCGGCTGCGGCTTGTGCAGCGCTCCACCCGCGACCACTTCACGGAGATCGCGGACGAGCATCACCGCTCCCTGCAGGATTCCGTGGCCGCAGCGCAAAAGGCCGCCACCACGTACGCCTTGAAAAAGGACGTCCGCATCCGCGAGATCAAGGCCGAACTAAAAAATGTGGATGCCCTGTCCCAGGCGGCGGGAGCAGTGGCTGCCGGGCCGGCCGCCGTCCCGAACACTGCCGGCCCGGACAATTCCGGATCAACGTCCGGCGCAGCCCGCATGGTGTCGGCGCCGTCGGCGGCAGTGGGATGACAGCCTCAACCATCACCGGAGCGGCGGACCTGGTCCAGGAGGCGCTGGAGGTCTACCGCGACGATCCTGCAGCAGTGGCAGCGCTGCAGGGTTATGCCAAACGGCTTGCCGAACCACTGCGGATCGCCGTTGCCGGGATGGTAAAAGCCGGAAAATCCACCCTGTTGAACGCCATCCTCGGTGAAGAGATAGCGCCCACGGACACGGGGGAGTGCACGCGCATCGTCACCTGGTACCGCTACGGCCTCACGCCCCGGATCACGCTTTACCCCGTGGAGGGCGAGCCTCGCAGCCTCCCGGTCAAACGTGTGGACGGGCGCCTGGTGTTCGTGCTGGGCGATTTGCAAGCCGACGAGGTAGACCGGCTGGATGTGGAGTGGCCCTCCCCGGGCCTGCGGGATATGACGCTGATCGATACCCCCGGCATTGCCTCGCTCTCGGGGGACGTGTCCGCCCGGTCCACAAGTTTCCTGACTCCGGAGGACACCCCTTCGGAGGCAGACGCCATCATTTATCTGATGCGCCATATGCACGCCTCCGATATGCGGTTCCTCGAATCATTCAAGGACACCGAGGCCGGGAGGTCCGGCACGGTCAATGCCCTGGCAGTCCTCTCCCGTGCAGATGAAGTGGGGGCAGGACGGATTGATTCGCTCCTCTCCGCGGGGGAGATCGCCGAAAGATACCGCCGGGACCACAGCCTGCGAAAGCTGGCGTTGGGGGTGGTCCCGGTGGCCGGGCTCCTGGCGCAAAGTGCCCGAAGCCTGCGCCAGTCCGACTTCGAGGCGCTGCAGCTGCTGGCCGCGATGGAACGGGCAGAGCGGGAGAAGCTGCTGCTCTCGGCGGACCGGTTCCTGCAGGTTGCAGGCCCTGAAGACCTGACGACGGCGGCCCGCGCCTCGTTGCTCGAAAGGTTTGGCTTGTTCGGCATCCGCCTCGCAGTGGTTCTCATCCGCAATGGATTTGCCGAGCCGACGCCCCTGGCGCATGAACTTGCCCGGCGCAGCGGACTGGATCCCCTGATCGACATGCTGGGGCGGCAGTTCCAGGCCCGTGCCGAGGCGCTGAAGGCCAGGACCGCTTTGGTGGGGGTGGAAACACTTCTTCGCACATCACCGCGGGACGGGACAGGGCATCTGGCCGCCGCCCTGGAACGGCTGCAGGTCAACGCCCACGAGTTCCGTGAACTGCGGCTGCTGGCAACCCTTCGGACCACCGGCGTATCCCTGGATCCTGAACTGGCCAGTGAAGCCGAGGGCCTCATTGGGGGATGGGGCGCCGCGTCCCACGTTCGCCTGGGCCTGGAAGCTGACGCTGGTCCGGACCTGCTGGCGGCCGAGGCCCGCCGCTGCCTGG
Encoded proteins:
- a CDS encoding Hsp70 family protein yields the protein MSYALAIDVGTSFTAAAIARFDQGSSPAPECVPLGLRGTSVPSVIFYPEDGPILVGEAAERRGLDSPSRVVREFKRRVGDAVPISVGALLLPPEDVFATMARWVADRAEEREGEPPSEVVLTHPAAWGNHRTSVILAAMAARGLENVTLITEPEAAALYYASQVRVGDGSTIAVYDLGGGTFDTAVLRKAGSSRFELVGRPEGIENLGGADFDAEVFRYVAEHTGDALSKLNPADAGVRAALARLRRECVEAKEALSGDSEATISVLLPGVQQQVRLVRSEFEALIEDPVRDTVDALEQSLAEMELKPADLSAVLLIGGSSRIPLVAQLISEQLDRPIAVDADPKSSICMGAAVSSVLARAEVPEAKDATAAAPVEAGLTAVGLPAAAGHFPGHPASWSRKSATAAGAVAAAAHGHGHSHGGAHAPKPAVRLTAIAAAAAVVSVLTATAAQSPGGFSSLTSILVPEAGAAPGTESVPGGIGGGGSGPGQGAAAAGGGPVAGIEAGLNTNVAPAGGAGLEVAASPTSRPPSSAAPGKGQAGAGTNGGAAAGSGTGAPAGAGGSTTGAGAGGGAGPGTQDPAVTPVVGTDPGTGQPTVPGTTDPGTAPGTLPPVDPAPADPPPADPPPAGPAPADPPPADPAPADPPPADPAPVEPAPEPTLVTQSVDPVTPTGTVPASAPLTTSEPGA
- a CDS encoding IniB N-terminal domain-containing protein; its protein translation is MTLANDLVQFLMNLFGDRQAAQDFLNDPEKALEDHGLGGVCSADVDAALPVVLDFAPVTVNASRFDREYNTGGNSARTDDNGGSGSTGGGNHGGGHHGGGHGGGNHGGDDHAHAVQQLHHVVNNYSYTSTVDDRDTITDQSVNQNIWAEGDVDQLFDNDAVVASGDRAIAAGDDADVKDSNNIEDSYNTDNSSDNSKDNSINAGADVNIGNTDIDADDSFNHEVEVDVDESFNDKSDNSTNDSYNDDSDNSQTEFENIGNTNLDNVGNETIKLDNVGNETTNLENVGNENTELENVGNEFESTKIELENVANQNTELENFGNNEESVSVTEVDAEFTSIEESLIVADNAAEVNTAVAGEEATIED
- the ccsB gene encoding c-type cytochrome biogenesis protein CcsB; translated protein: MPYGINETMGQYSELFMLLAAGTYTVAFIAFAWDLAKSSKALRAIDLKAAQAEEPARVPVGARAGDRSESQLAGPAGRAERPSSSAAQAAASGAGGVVTADADMRYAGERRAPARVAVAMTVLGALIHGAGVLTRALGAGRVPWGNMYEFLTTGAFVAVAVFLLVLIRRDLRFLGTFVVGLVIIMLVAASVAYWTPVGHLVPALQSYWLIIHVSIAVLSSALFTLTFAMSALQLVQARRSKTVAAGGADRLGFMRLVPSALSLENLSYRINAIAFIGWTFTLMFGAIWAEKAWGRFWGWDTKEVWTFVIWVVYAGYLHARATRGWTGTRAAWLSIVGYLCVIFNFTIVNQFFNGLHSYSGL
- a CDS encoding dynamin family protein; its protein translation is MTASTITGAADLVQEALEVYRDDPAAVAALQGYAKRLAEPLRIAVAGMVKAGKSTLLNAILGEEIAPTDTGECTRIVTWYRYGLTPRITLYPVEGEPRSLPVKRVDGRLVFVLGDLQADEVDRLDVEWPSPGLRDMTLIDTPGIASLSGDVSARSTSFLTPEDTPSEADAIIYLMRHMHASDMRFLESFKDTEAGRSGTVNALAVLSRADEVGAGRIDSLLSAGEIAERYRRDHSLRKLALGVVPVAGLLAQSARSLRQSDFEALQLLAAMERAEREKLLLSADRFLQVAGPEDLTTAARASLLERFGLFGIRLAVVLIRNGFAEPTPLAHELARRSGLDPLIDMLGRQFQARAEALKARTALVGVETLLRTSPRDGTGHLAAALERLQVNAHEFRELRLLATLRTTGVSLDPELASEAEGLIGGWGAASHVRLGLEADAGPDLLAAEARRCLERWRAVAENPITDRSALDACRVVIRSCEGIVAQCAVQLARQPA
- a CDS encoding LuxR C-terminal-related transcriptional regulator; the protein is MTGQETREQVHGFVHPELNPQGQSPKVAEQMARQLKGENAAVRELLLALSVGFVLPGPLPADLQRRMDGGEVEGVDALVERAESAGLLSPDGSVVGPAQHVLLNGAPTARVHSLQRELVTLYVADRQPLGDFARELARGGLADPHVASELEHAGDRALEHDPALAAQLYDEALLAGADEMATAARRAQAAAADGDLDTATRMIDTLLVCPDPPDVRRGVDVASAVWAQRGMLARSADAYSWLGASRLGPSAPLAAVAAIGCGSRSGAESLFPADVPPASPTLLAVALAQTGKGILESLAQDPQEALPLLIHASDMLNATGAAIPLPDTPAALAALMALHSGEPHMAETVCRSAAAAGQGGNAAKPRLFLLQAWSAMQQDKFEDARLAINEASKANHWPLVPRDEFLRAALEVGLARRNGEIAELVMAWERAREAMLHTSVDLYSLLPWGELMITAARLRETRRVAHYLDEAKQLLGRLDNPPLWAVPFHWAAVQAALLAESPSDLAPHATALARAAQHSHLAAVLAAAGKAWVSVLAGRALPADAEAAARGLGRVGMPWEGARLAGHAAARAGDRKDMVRLLSCARDLHPQGHSAGNGASGVPESRSAPAADAAKGVQSDDSGLSEREKEVARLVLEGKTYREIGEAIYISPRTAEHHIARMRRRLGAENRSDLLARLRLALGPENPPEE
- a CDS encoding dynamin family protein, with product MTAAQLVRLVQQGLALVGPGDRADLRKRLEQAMGRLKDPSIRVIVVGEFKQGKSKLINALVNAPVCPVDDDIATSVPTVVRYGDPASAAILVSKADADAGDEADVERQPVPISELANYVSERGNPGNSKKLAAGEVYLPRKLLMGGLTVIDSPGVGGLNSSHTLTTLTALPTADAMLLVSDASQEYTEPELRFLRQAMRITPSVVGVLSKTDLYPDWRRVEEIDRGHLAHVAQDIPLFSVSSDLRLEAARLQDGELNAESGFPGLMAYIRSDIVGKAERLQRRSVSQDLLSVCENLRLSLQSELEALENPERTPQMIAGLEAARAEADDLRKRSARWQITLNDGISDLIADMEYDLRDRLRRIQREAEAAIDQGDPGPAWPEFSKWLEECAAAAISDTFVWTNERALWLAGQVAEHFAAEEVTLPVLQVSDTGDALDPVDDMPTLDDGRLNSAQKVLIGMRGSYGGVLMFGLLTGIFGMALINPLSVGAGLLLGRKAYREDKEARLKRRQSEAKALVRRQLDDVTFQVGKQLKDRLRLVQRSTRDHFTEIADEHHRSLQDSVAAAQKAATTYALKKDVRIREIKAELKNVDALSQAAGAVAAGPAAVPNTAGPDNSGSTSGAARMVSAPSAAVG